The following DNA comes from Frankia casuarinae.
GTCCCGCAGCCGCATCGCCAACGTCCCACGCGGGAACGCCGCCCGGGCGACCGCCACGGTCTGCGCCGGGATCTCGGGCAGCCCCTTCGGCTGCAACGACATGCACTCCACCTCCCGCAGCCCACGACACGACCAGGACCGCAGAGGAGATCATGCCGCACCAACGACACCCAGCCGAATTAAGCAGCAGAGTCGTCGACCAGGACGGAGCGGGACTTACGGCCGTGGGCCATGTCCGGGTCTTCCACGCTGATCCGCCGGTTTTTGGCGACCCCGCGGCGCAGCCGCGCTGTCCCGGCCGTGGTGACCTCGACGTCCTGGTCGCGGACCTGACGGGCCACCGCGACAGCGGCTTCGGCCGCCTCCGGGGCGGGCTGGGCGGCCACGAAGGTCTCCACCGCCTCCAGGGCGGCCAGCACCACCGCCAGGGCACGGTCCCGCTCGTCGGGATCGTCCCAGTCGGCGTCCAACGCGGCTTTGAGGCTGGACCCGGCCAGCACCGGTGCCCCGGCCTGGCCGGCCAGGACCCTGGTTCCCTCGGCCCGCCCCCACCCCTGCTGAGCCGCGATCACACCCAGGGCCTTGCGCAGGGCGTGTCCCATCATGTTCGGGGTGTCCTCCACCCGGCCGGCACCCCACAGCGGGCTGGAGTCCAACGCTGCGCGTAACGCCCGCGGCCCGAAGCCCTTCGTCACCGTGGCGATCTCGACGGTGCATTCGACCAGCCGCCGGTCCCACCCGGCGCCGATCAGCCGGGCGCGGAAGCCCACCAGGGTGCCCTTGGAGAAGGGAGACCGGTCGGTGTCCAGACAGTCCAGAACCAGCTGCCAACGCCGGTCCATCACCGTCGCCTCGATCACCTCGTCGTCGGAGACACCGGTATAGGCCTGCAGGATCAGCGCCAACGCCAACTGCGCCGGCTGCCCTTTCGGACTGTCGCGGTAGACCTCGGCCAGCTCGGTCTGGAACGCCTCGTCGAACAGCTCGTGGCGATACCGGCGCAGGAACACGAACAGCTTCGCCCGCCGCACCAGCCTGATCACAGTCTGTTCCGCGGTCGAGGGCTCCACCGGCGGAGCCCATATCCCAGGACGCATCAGCCAGCACCTTCCGATCAAGACGGGCACATGACACCCGCCGACCGGTGCCGCCTACCACAGCTCACATACGGCTACCTGACCGGCGCTCTAGCAGCGCGACCACGGACAGGTCCACCGCTGGTGCGACTACGGCGCCACCCAGATCGGGACCCCCATCCGCACCCCGAGCGCGAGGCTGTTCCCGAACCCGAAGAGGAACGTCAACGCGACCACCACACCGACGATCACGGTCACGATGCGGGCCGAGGCGCCCGGAACCGCCAGGTATGCGGAACGCCTGTTCGATTCGCTAGATGATGTAGACCTCGGCGCGGTCACTGGGCATCACCCCTGGTCAGGGCCCGGGTAGCGACCGGCCGAACGGCGATTTCAGGGCCAGCAACCAAGATCAAACGGTTCTTAGAGCGTGTCTTACGTCGAGCGTGGGAGCTTCTTCCAGCAGGTGATCGCGGCAGCCAGGCAGAGGAACCCGAGGAAGTTGTAGCCGTTACGTTCGTAACGCGGGCTCAGGCGGCGGTAGCCACCGAGCCAGGCCAGGGTTCTCTCGACTTTCCACCGGTGCCGGCCGAGGCGTTCGGTACTGTCCACACCACGGCGGGCGATCCGCACCGCGATACCGCGCCGACGCAGGAAACGCCGTCGTTCCGGCTGATGGATCTTCGAGCCCGGTTTGCCGCGGTCGACCGGGTTCGGACCGGTCAGGCTTCCCCCTTTTTCGCTCGCAGGCTGGCCGCGTCCACGATCGCCGATGACCAGTCGACCCGTCCGGCCACACCGTGCAGGTCCAAGATCTTGCGGTGCGGTCGAGGCCAGACACCCGCCCGGGTCCACGCCTGGAACCGACGGTGCGCCGTGGGTACCGACACCCCGAACTCGGACGGCAGATGCCGCCAAGCACACCCCGAGGTCAGCACGTAGACCACCGCGGTAAACACCGCCCGATCCTCGATCGGGGCAGTCCCACCGCCCTGCCGGCGGGCCTCGAACCGGGGCAGCAGCGGTTCCACCAGCTCCCACAACTCGTCCGGGACCAGCCGCCCGGCAAGGCTGCTCTCCAACACATCCATGATCGATATGTACCCCGGGCAGCCACGCAAGGCACGCTCTTATTGTGGTGCACCAGGTCCACCTCTTTTCTGATCATGACCTTGACCTGGGCGAATGTGGTTCTCGATCTATCATCTGAGTTCCAGCGCCATGCGATGGTGCTGGTCAGGGCGTCGCCAGCTGGTTCGAGTCCCGGCTGGACGACCGACCATATTGCGACCATGCGAACCGCCTGTCTGCCGAGTGCTGAGCGGCGGCGACGTCGGAGGACATCCGGGGTGGCCGTGGCCTTTCACTGGGTGACGGCGGCGCTGGCGCTCGGGTGGGTCCTGGCAGCCCGTTCGGCGCGCGGTTCATGGTGCCTGTGTCCGCGCCGACGGTGACCTGCCCATGGTGCGGGGCCCAGCAGGGCGAGCCAAGCGGCGGATGGAGGGTTCTATCCTGATCGGGTGTCGTCGGTGGAGATCCGCGTCTGCGAACAGACGGATCTTGATCTCCTTGACCGGTGCATCCCGGCGGCAGGCCGGAGGAGCTTTCACCGCCGACGGTTCGAACGGCAGAGCGTCGCCAGAGGGGACATACCTCGTCGCCTGGCTGGCTGGGCGGCCCGTGGGACATCTGCTGATCATCTGGACGGGTTGCGACGTCGACGAAGTGCGGCGGGAGACAGGCGGCTGTCCGGAGTTGAACGCGCTCGGGGTGTGGCCGCCGGAGCAGCGCCGGCACGGGATAGGCCGAGACCTTCTTCGTCACGCCGAGATGCTGGTCGCAGCGCATGGCAGCCGGACGGTCGGTCTTGGTGTGGCTGCCGACAACCCCGAGGCCGCCCGCCTCTACCGGCGACTCGGCTACGTCGTGCGGGTGCAACGCTATGTCGATCGCTGGACCTGGGTCGATCAGGATGGCGTGGAACGCGAGGAAGCCGAGCAGACGAGTTTTCTCGTCAAGAGCCTTCCAGCAGCGCAGGCCTCTGGAGAGCGCGCAACGTGATCGACGTGCTCCAACCGACCCGTCGCTCCGGACGCGGCGTAGCGTGCCGCTCCGCGGATATCTGGAGGAACATGCTGTTTCGGCATTCGCTCGGTACCGCCGGCTTGCTGGAGGCGTCCTCGTCCGGTGTGGCCATCTCCGTTATGAGTCCGTCTGCTGTGGTACACGTGCCCTGAACTGGGCTGAGGCGGCTCGGTCGCCCCTGGGCGGCGGCGAGCGGCCTTGCTGAGCCCTGGGTCGCCACTGCGGTCCGGCGCCACAGTGCATCGACGGGCAGGCCCCACCCGAAACCACCCTTCGGGCTCTGCGAGTGCCAGCCCGTTTCGTATTACGATTGATGGGTGGAGATCCATCGGTCGGCCCGTAAGCATGGCGTCGCCGACGCGGACATCCTCCACGCCGCCGAGCGGTACGTCGTCGCCTACTCGCTGGACGACGACGGGCCACCCTGGCGTGAACTGCGGCTCGGCCCGGGCGGGGCGGGCAACCTGCTGGAGATCGTCGTCCTGCTCCTCGACGACGGCACGGAACTGATCATTCATGCCATGCGGATGCGTTCCCAATACCGGGATCTCCTGCCGTGACCAAGGAGAGCGCACGATGACGAACAAGGAGACCGCCCGCCGGACGGCAGGCGGCGTACCCGTGACCGACGAGCTGGTCGAGGACCTGGCCGCCGAGGCCGAGACCGGCTACGACGTCGCCCACCTCCACCGCCGCGGCGGACGCCGGCCCCTCGGCTCCGCCCCGGGCGAGGTGGTCCCCGTCCGCCTCGACCCCGAACTGCGCGCCGCGCTCAGCGCCCGCGCCCAAGCCGAGCACACCAACGCCAGCGATGTCATCCGCCAGGCTCTCCGCGCCTGGCTCGACGTCGCCTGACCAGACCGGGTCATATCGCGCTCAGTGCGACCTCACGGCGCATCACATCTCCCGAACCCGACCACAAACCGTCGACCCAACCACGACACCCACGATCACGGTCGCGAGACGGGCCGAAGCGTCCGACACCACTAGGAGTTCGGGACATGTGTTCGATTCGCTAGATGACATAGTGACCGGTGCGGTCACTGGGCATCCTTCCTGGTGAGAGCCCGGGTAGCGACCGGTCGGACAGTAAATTCAGGGCCAGCAACCAAGATCAAACGGTTCGGATGCTGGTACACATGGTCCACTACGCCGTGTAGTTGGCATCTGACCTGGGCAAATAGGTTTGATCGATCGATCCGGCTTGTGGGTGGAAGGCAGAACAGGCAGGTCGAAGAGATCGGACCAGCGGTTCGCGCAGAACTTAGTGGTTGTCGACGATGACGAACACTCGGTCCGCCTTCTTGTACCGGTCCTGGGCCATGATCTGGCCGAGCAGGGCCATGAACGGGGCGATGCCGCTCGTCGGCGGGGTAGTGGCGGTGATCTGTCCGGTGTGGACGTCGAGCGCGGCGAGCAGGGCGAGCAGGGCGAGCGCGCCGTGGCGTTCGTACTCGTGCTCGACCCGGATGACCCGCCCCGGGGCGGGTGGAGCGGTCGGGTGGATCCGGGCGCGGGCCTGGATGGACGGCTTGGCGTCCACGGAGATCACCCGGTCGTTCGGGCCGAGCGGCTGGCCCTGGTAAAGGTCGAGGACGACGGTGGCCTTCGCGGTGAACTCCGGGTCCCGCGGGAAGATCCAGCTTTGGTAGCGCCAGGGCTTGACCGGATGCTCCGCGAGGATCCGTCGCACGCTGGAGGCCGAGATGTCCCCGGTCAGGCCGCGACGGGTCAGCTCGGCGCGCTCCAGCTCGCTGATCCGCCGCGGCCGCCCCGAGCGGGGCCGGTCGCAAAGCCCCACGCATGGAACTGGCTCGCCGACGATGACCGTCCCAACTGGGAAGCCTGGTCCGAATGGTCACCCTGGCATGAGATGCCGCCAGTTGGCTAACGCGCTACCTCCCCGAACAAGAATTCGTAGCCCCGGACGTGTGCCGCGTGACCCGTCCGGAAGGTGATCTCTTGGGCGCACCGCTGGTCGCCCCGGCCTTCTTGTTCCTCGGACGGGGTCAGGTCACCTCGTTGGAGGCGGTGTCCGAGCCGTGCGGTCGTGGCTGCCTGGAGGCGATAATGGCGAGGTGACCGTCGACCTTCGTGACAGCCGGATCGCCGAGGTGTGCCGACGCTACGGGGTCGCCGAGCTCTCCGTCTTCGGCTCGGTGGCTCGTGGCGACGACACCGACTCCTCGGACGTCGACCTGCTGTATGTGCTGGCGCCCGACTCGAAGCTTGGCTTCGAGATCGTCGATCTTCGGGACGAGCTCGAAAAGATCGTCGGTCGGCACGTCGACCTGGTACCCAAGTCCCGGCTGAAGTGGGTCATCCGCGACCGGGTACTCGCGGAGGCTCGGGTCCTCTATGCGGCGTGACGAGCTCTACCTCGTCGACATGATCGAAGCGGCGGCTGCCGCGACGACGTTCGTCCAGGACGTCGACGAGGCCGCCTTCCTGGCGAGCGACCTGATCCAGAGCGCCGTTCTGCAGAAGCTCCTGGTGATCGGCGAGGCAGCCGGTCGAGTCTCGCCCGAGATCCGCGACCGCTGGCCGGATGTGCCGTGGCGGTCCGTCACGGGCTTCCGCAACATCGCTGTTCACGCGTACTTCGAGGTCGACTGGTCAATCGTGTGGCGCATCGCCACGACCGCGCTGCGCGAGCTTCAGGAGCAACTGGCAACGCTCCTGAAGGCAGAGTTCCCGCTCGTCGCCAGTCAGCTCGATCAGCCGCACTGACCGCGGGTACATCGCCCCCGGGTGCGGACGTTCTGACCATCACCCCTCCTCGGCGCGACCGCGACCCGAGCACGGGCACATTCAGAGGCGGAAGAGGAGGGTGGACGCGACCACGGTGCCCAACGCGCACGGTCACCAGGAAGCCCGGAAGTGCCCGGAACCGCCAGGTGTTCGGAACACGTGTTCTACCCGGTAGGCGATGTTCCGGTCGGCGTGGTCACCGAGCATCGTCCCTGTTCGGGGCACGTGTGGCGACCGGCCGGACGGTGATTTCAGGGCCAGCAACCAAGATTGACCGGTTCTTATCGTGGTGCGTTAGGTCCACTAGTATCGGCGGCTGACGGGTTCTGCGCCCCGGAGGCCCGGCTACTTCCTGTGGCGCTCAGGCCGCGAGCATCGTCGAGATCAGGAAACGTGCGCGATCGAGGTACGCGGCCTGTAGCTCCAGCCGGTCCAGCTCGCGGCGCAGTGTCGCCGACAGCTGGGCACACGGCACGATCCGCGGCGTCGCGTCGATGGTGCAGGGCAGCACCTGGCGGATCGTCGCCACCGACAGTCCGGCGCCGAGCAGCACCTGGATCCGGGCCACCGTCTCCACCGCGGACTCCGGGAAATGGCGGTAGCCGTTGGCGCCGCGCTCCGCCACGAGCAGTCCGTTCTTCTCGTAATGGCGCAAGGACCGCACGCTGGCGCCGGTTTGTGTCGACAGCTCGCCGATCAACATCAGGACCAGCCTCCAGCCCTCGCTCTTGACCCTGACACTGATGGCAGACTCTACGGTGCGACGCATGGATATCGGGATCTTCACCGCGGTCACTGACGAACAGATCAGGCCTGCTCAGCTCGCCCGGGTGATCGAGGAGCGCGGCTTCGAATCACTGTTCGTCACCGAGCACACCCACATCCCCGCCCGACGGGAGACACCGCACCCCGAGCTTGGCGAGATTCCCCGCGACTACTACCGAAATCTTGATCCTTTCGTCAGTCTGACGGCCGCGGCGACCGCGACCACCCGGTTGCGCGTGGGCACCGCGGTCGCGCTCGTGGTCCAGCGGGACCCGCTCCTGTTGGCGAAGGAAGCGGCCAGCCTGGACCTGGTCAGCGAGGGCCGTTTCGAACTCGGCGTCGGCGCCGGCTGGCTGCGTGAGGAGATGCGCAACCACGGCACCGACCCGGCGACTCGAATGGCGCTGATGCGGGAGCGGCTGGCCGCGGTGAAGGCGCTTTGGACCACCGAGGAGGCGGAGTTCCACGGTCGCTTCGTCGATTTCGATCCGGTCTTCCAGTGGCCCAAGCCTGTGCAGCGACCGTATCCGCCGGTCTGGATCGGGGGATGGGGCCCGACGACCTTCCGCCGGATCATCGCCGGGCGCGACGGCTGGCTCACTCCACCCCTTCCGGTCGACCAGCTGATCCAAGGCCTGGACGAGCTGGCCGAGGAGGCGGACCGGGCCGGGGTGGCGACGCCACCGGTGACCGTTCCGCTCATGGATCCCGACGAGGCCACGCTCGAGAGGCTGCGCGCTCGTGGTGTCCGTCGCGCCCTGTTCGGGCTGCTCACCATCACCGACGCCGACGCGACGCTGCGCGCGCTGGACCAGCTGGGACCGCTGGCCAGGGCCGGAGGCAGCGTCAAGCAGCCAACTACCTGACCATGGTCGTGCTGTCCAGAGCGGACATGAACACACCGGCCAGGAGCCCGACGAGGACCACCCGGGTTGCCGTCCGGCTGAGTTCCGGCCCCTGGGTGGGCGCGGCCAGTGCTGGCATCCTTACTCTCCCTCGAAGCGCCCTGCTGCATCTGGTGACGGGCGGTGACCTCACAGAGCCTGCAACCTCCACCATGGTTGAGGTCAACGGAGCCGAGAAGTGGCGTTCGGGATGCTGTCGCAGCGGCCCCGGGCCGAGTCGCTCATCTTTCCCGTGTATCGCCCGTACAGCAGCTCGCCCCACTGTCCGGGGGCCTTGACTTCAATCATGGTTGAGGTTTTAGAGTTCCGGGCGCCTGCTGGCGAGAGCGGATCTCGCCGATCCGCGGAATAGGGGACTTTCATGCTCGATCAGCCCACCAACCTCGCGGTAGTTATTGGAAGCAACAGGGTAGGACGTTTCGCCCCGGTGGTCGCCCAGTGGTTCATCAAGCAGGTATCCGCCCACGATTCGATCGTCACGAGCGTCGTCGATCTCGATGACGTCAGGCTGCCGGAGAGGCTGGGTACCTCCAGCGGTCCAGAAGTCGCGGAGCTAGCGGACGTCACCCGGCAGCTTGCCGCGGCCGACGCCTTCGTCGTGATCACCCCCGAGTACAACCACAGTTACCCGGCCGTTCTCAAGAATGTCATCGACTGGCATTACACCGAGTGGCAGGCGAAGCCGGTGGGTTTCGTTTCCTACGGCGGCCAGGCGGGCGGCCTGCGCGCGGTGGAGCACCTGCGCCAGGTTTTCGCCGAGCTGCACGCGGTCACCATCCGCGATACGGTCAGCTTCCACGGTGCCTGGGACCGGTTCCACGCCGATGGCACGCCCAAGGATCCCGAAGGCTGCAACACCGCTGCCCAGACCCTGATCAGGCAACTCGAGTGGTGGGCGGTCGCGCTCGCGGAGGCCAGGGAGAAGCGTCCCTACACGGTGTGAACGGCGGCCCTGCGCGGGTCTGCCGGTATACCGCCGTCGACGCATCCCGACGGCGGTATACCGGTGTCCGGTCCCTTCGGACGCGCCGCCCGGGGCGGGGGAGCCTCCGCTCCGGGCGGCCGGTCCCACCACGCCATTGCGCCATCCTCGACCAGAGGTCACATCGGCCTCAAGGAGCGAGAGGGAATCTGGACCCGGTCCGGGTTGATCGCTCGAGGACAGGGGAGGACCGTGTCCCGGGAGCTGTCCGACTTCCACGACTGGTTTGAACTGCGGAGAGCCGCCAATACCTGTGTGGAATCAAGCGGTCACGGCGACGCGTGCTTCGCCAGTAAATCGTTGAAAACCTCGACCGGCTTCGCCCATCCCAGCGTCTGCCGTGGCCTGGTGGGCGGCCGCGTCGGGTTTGATGCACGGGTTGCCGCGGGATTGTCAATCTCGGGCTTGTCGGTTTCTCAGGCCGGTCAGCTGGCCCGTTCAGGAACGATTTTGCTGACGATGTGCTCAGCGATCGCCAACGACGCCGTCGCGCCGGGAGATGGCGCGTTACGGACATGCACGACCCGCCCGTTGTGGGACAGGACGAAGTCGTCGACGAGGCTACCGTCGCGGGCGACGGCCTGGGCCCGGACTCCCGCGGGGCCACGAACCACGTCGGTGGCCCGCAGCTCGGGGACATAGCGCCGGGCCTCGGCGACGAAGGCCCGCTTGCTCGCCGTGCGCAGCATCTCCTTGGCGCCGGTCTTCCAGTGGGTCTTCGCCATCTTGTGGAACCCCGGCCAGGCGAGCGTCCGTCGCAGGTCAGCGCCCTGGACGGTGCCGACCGTGTACCCCTCTCGGGCAGTGGCCAGCACCGCGTTCGGCCCGACCAGGATCTCCCCGTCGATGCGCTTGGTGAGATGGATACCGAGGAAGGGATATCGCGGATCCGGAACCGGATAGATCAGCCCATGGACGAGGCCACGCCGCTCGGGGCGCAGCAGCCAGTAGTCGCCCCGGAAGGGAACGATCTGCGGGGAGGCGTCCTCGCCGGTCAGTGTCGCCACCAGATCCGACTGCAGCCCGGCACAGGAGATCAGCAGGTCGAACGGCCCGACGCTTTCGGAGACGACGGCGACCCGGCCACCGTTGCGGGACGCCATCTCGTGATTGCCGTTGGGCCGCGCGCGCGCGGTTCCGGCGACCGTGAGGCGAAGGTGGACGCCGGCTGGACGATCCTCCACCCCGATCACTTCGGCTCCGGTGCGCACGGCCCCGCCAGCGGCGACGATCTCGGTACGCAGGGCCCGCGCGACCCCGGGATAGTCGACGATGGCGGTGGTGGGTGAGTGCAGGGCGGCGACCCCGCGGGCGTGGGGTTCGACGGACCGCAGCTCGTCGGCGTCGAGCATCCGGGTCCGCGGTACGCCGTTCGCCGTCGCCCGCTTCTCGATCTCGGCCAACCGTTCGAGCTCGCTGTTGTCGACGGCGACCACGATCTTGCCGCACTCGTCGTACCGGATACGGTGCGTGGCGCAGAACTCCCGCAGCAGCCCGACCCCACGGCGGCACAGGATCGCTTTGAGCGAACCTGGGACGTAGTAGAGACCGGCGTGGACGACGCCGCTGTTGCGGCCGGTCTGATGCCGGGCGATGTCCTGTTCCTTCTCGAACACCGTCACGGCCGATCCCGGTTCGACCTGCCCGAGCCGACGGGCGACCGCCAGCCCGAGAATTCCACCGCCGATCACCGCGATGCGACCTACCACGCCCGTCCCCTGTCCGTCCGTCGAAAACGTGAATCCCGATCACGCCGATCGTACGAATCCAGTATCGGCGTGCACGGTATGTTACGAGCCGGTAGTCAGTCGGGTGTCCCGCGGGCTCAGCCGAAGAAGTGGCCGGGCGGGTGGGCCCGGTCGGTGCGCGAGCGCGGTGTGCCGCGCAGCGCGTCGGTGAGCGTCCGCGCGGTGTTGACCAGGGGGACGTGGCTGAACGCCTGCGGGAAGTTGCCCGTCATCCGGCCCAGCCTGGGGTCGTACTCCTCCGCGAGGAGCCCGACGTCGTTACGCAACGACAGCAGGCGTTCGAACAGTTCCTGAGCCTCGTGGACCCGCCCGGACAGGGCGTAGTTGTCGGCCAACCAGAAGGTGCAGGCCAGGAAGGCGCCCTCGCCCGCGGGCAGTCCGTCGACCGCGCCGTCCTCGGCCGTCGGATACCGCAGGACGAACCCGTCCTCCATCAGCTCCCGCTCGATGGCGGCGACTGTTCCCACGGCGCGGGGGTCGGTGGCGGGCAGGAACCCCACCAGCGGCATGTACAGCAGCGCCGCGTCGAGTTCCTTGGAGCCGTAGAACTGGGTGAAGGTGTTGCGTTCGGAGTCGAACCCACGGGTACAGACCTCCGCGTGGATCTCGTCCCGCAGCGCCGACCAGCGGTCGACAGGGCCCGGTAGCCGGGACTCAACGATCCCGCGTACCGCCCGGTCGGCCGCGACCCAGGCCATCACCTTCGAGTGGACGAAGTGGCGGCGGGGGCCGCGCACCTCCCAGATGCCCTCGTCGGTCTTCCGCCAGCCGGTCTCGAGGAAGTCCATCAGCTTGGTCTGCAGCGGCCAGGAGTCGTCCGCATGGCTCTCGGTGATGGTCTGCCCGCCGGGGAGCGCCAGCCCAGGCACGGTCTGGCGACGGTTGGCGACCGCGACCCGCGCGACATGCAGGGCGTCGAGGACCTCGCCGTAGACGTCGAGCTGGAACTGGTCGACGGCGGCGTTGCCGACCCGCACCGGGGCGGAGTTCTCGTACCCCGGTAGCCACGGGATCTCGTATTCGGGCAGCCGGCGTTCCCCGGCAACGCCGTACATGATCTGTACCCGGGAGGGGTCACCGGCGACCGCGCGCAGCAGCCACTCCCGCCATGCGGTCGCCTCGCTGGTGAACCCGGCGTCGAGCAGGGCGAGCAGCGTGATCGTCGCGTCCCGAAGCCAGCAGTACCGGTAGTCCCAGTTGCGCACGCCGCCGATGTGCTCCGGCAACGAGGTCGTGACGGCGGCGACGATCCCTCCGGTCGGGGCGTAGGTGAGCGCCTTGAGGGTGATCAGCGACCGGCGGACGGCCGGCTGCCACTGGCCGTCGTAGGTGCAGCCCGCCATCCAGTCCGACCACCACGCCTCGGTGAGGGTGATCATGCGCCGGACGTCGTGGGACGGCGGGGGAGTCTGATGGGAGGGGGTCCAGGTCAATGAGAACGGTACCGACTGGCCGGCGGCGACGTGGAAGTCGGCGTAGGTGGCCATGTCGTGCCCCTCCATCGGGGCGGTCGTCCGCAGGGTGACCGCATCCGGCCCGGCCACCGCCGACATGGTGTGCTCGTCCACCCGGCGGACCCACGGCACGATGGAGCCGTAGTCGAAGCGAAACCGGGTCTCCGATCGCAGGTGGACCGCGCCTTCGAGGCATTCGACCAGGCGGAGCACGGTGTGCGTGCCTGCGCGGGGAAACATCGCGTCGACGATGCGCACGGTGCCGGACGCGGTCGTCATGTCCGTCTCCAGGACCAGCGTGTCGCCCCGGTAGCGCCGGCTGACGCCCAGGACCGGCTCGACGGGAGCGATCTTCCAGTGGCCCGCCTCGGAGTCGCCGAGCAGGGCGGCGAAGCACGACGGCGAGTCGAATCGGGGCAGGCACAGCCAGTCGATCGACCCGGTGCGCGACACGAGCGCCGCGGAGTGGGTGTCGCCGATCAGCGCGTAGTCCTCGATCAGGGATGGCACGACCTGTTCCTCGCTCCCATGGTCCACTGGTTGTGATCATCGCTGGATCGATGATCGTCGAATAATTGATGATCATCGAGGTCGATGTCATCGGGGTCGCCCGCCGTTGGGCGCGATCGCGGGCACAGCGCCGCCGGTCGACGGTGAACCGGTACGAGCACGCCGCGCAGCGGCGGGCCGGCGGTCACCCGTGGCGGAGGTCGCTAAGCCTCATGAGGGCGTTTACCTTACGGACCCGCTCGGCGGACTACGTTGGGGGTCCGGTCATGGCGGTGCTCCAGCCGTCGTCCGGACCAGATTTCCTTCCCCGATGTGACAGGACTCACCACGTGGCCCCACCGTCGTCACCTGCTGCCGCCCGTGCCGCTCGCTACCTGGCCGACCCTCGGCGCCGGACGATGGTCGTCGTGGCGGTACTCGCCACCATCGGCCTGATCGTTTTCGGGATCTACGCGACGTTGGACGGGCCGCCGCCGCAACAGGAGGCCGTCGTGTACTTCGCCCCGGGAGCCACCGAGGCGCAGAAGGACGCGGTGCGCGCCGCGTGCCCCTCGGTGGGCAGGGCCATCCAGCTGCCGAAGGACCGCAACCAGCTGGCCACCAGCCGGATCTATCCGCTGCGGTACGACGTCGCGAAGGCGTCGACCGCCGACCGCGCGGCCCTGTACAAGTGTGTGTACGCCCAGCCGCACGTACTCGGAATCAATCAGGTCACCCAGGGCCAGTAGATTTTCGCCCATCAGGATCGACTCTTCTCCAGCTCCCGCCGGGCGAGGAGTTCGGCGGGCGTGGGCCGGCCGGCATCGCGGGCCTCCTTCGTCTGCCAGAGACTCACGATCATGGTGGTCAGGATGACGAGCCCACTGAGGATCAGGCTTCCGCCGGACCACCCGGAGGACGCGGGAAGGGTGTCGACCACGATCCACGCGATTCCCGCAGCGATCATCCCCAGCGCGAACAGAATCGTGAACGCCGACGAGAACCGGTTCGCGGCCGCCTGATCGGCGAGGTCGGCGGCCTTGCGTCGGGCCTGCTCGAAACGGCTGCGCGCCCACTCGTACTCCAGACTCAGGATGAAGAACCCGAGCGCCACGACGAGGAATCCCGGACCCGGCAGCGCCAACATCGCGATCCCGAGGCCGAGGACGCCGAGACCCAGTACGGTCAGGGCGATCCGGCGGAACAGGCGGGCGCTTCGGGTCAGCACGTCGGGTAACCCTCCTGAGTGGATCGTGGGCGGGGCGAGGAGAGGGTGCTCTACTGCGACGCTGCTCTACTGCGGCATTGTCCTACTGCGACGTTCTTCCGTCATAACGCGTCACGCAAGAACATCGTGGCGGGGATCTCCTCGACCTCCTCGACCGATACGTGTCGTG
Coding sequences within:
- a CDS encoding NADPH-dependent FMN reductase, with the protein product MLDQPTNLAVVIGSNRVGRFAPVVAQWFIKQVSAHDSIVTSVVDLDDVRLPERLGTSSGPEVAELADVTRQLAAADAFVVITPEYNHSYPAVLKNVIDWHYTEWQAKPVGFVSYGGQAGGLRAVEHLRQVFAELHAVTIRDTVSFHGAWDRFHADGTPKDPEGCNTAAQTLIRQLEWWAVALAEAREKRPYTV
- a CDS encoding HepT-like ribonuclease domain-containing protein, encoding MRRDELYLVDMIEAAAAATTFVQDVDEAAFLASDLIQSAVLQKLLVIGEAAGRVSPEIRDRWPDVPWRSVTGFRNIAVHAYFEVDWSIVWRIATTALRELQEQLATLLKAEFPLVASQLDQPH
- a CDS encoding helix-turn-helix domain-containing protein, whose product is MGLCDRPRSGRPRRISELERAELTRRGLTGDISASSVRRILAEHPVKPWRYQSWIFPRDPEFTAKATVVLDLYQGQPLGPNDRVISVDAKPSIQARARIHPTAPPAPGRVIRVEHEYERHGALALLALLAALDVHTGQITATTPPTSGIAPFMALLGQIMAQDRYKKADRVFVIVDNH
- a CDS encoding L-2-hydroxyglutarate oxidase, whose product is MVGRIAVIGGGILGLAVARRLGQVEPGSAVTVFEKEQDIARHQTGRNSGVVHAGLYYVPGSLKAILCRRGVGLLREFCATHRIRYDECGKIVVAVDNSELERLAEIEKRATANGVPRTRMLDADELRSVEPHARGVAALHSPTTAIVDYPGVARALRTEIVAAGGAVRTGAEVIGVEDRPAGVHLRLTVAGTARARPNGNHEMASRNGGRVAVVSESVGPFDLLISCAGLQSDLVATLTGEDASPQIVPFRGDYWLLRPERRGLVHGLIYPVPDPRYPFLGIHLTKRIDGEILVGPNAVLATAREGYTVGTVQGADLRRTLAWPGFHKMAKTHWKTGAKEMLRTASKRAFVAEARRYVPELRATDVVRGPAGVRAQAVARDGSLVDDFVLSHNGRVVHVRNAPSPGATASLAIAEHIVSKIVPERAS
- a CDS encoding LLM class F420-dependent oxidoreductase gives rise to the protein MDIGIFTAVTDEQIRPAQLARVIEERGFESLFVTEHTHIPARRETPHPELGEIPRDYYRNLDPFVSLTAAATATTRLRVGTAVALVVQRDPLLLAKEAASLDLVSEGRFELGVGAGWLREEMRNHGTDPATRMALMRERLAAVKALWTTEEAEFHGRFVDFDPVFQWPKPVQRPYPPVWIGGWGPTTFRRIIAGRDGWLTPPLPVDQLIQGLDELAEEADRAGVATPPVTVPLMDPDEATLERLRARGVRRALFGLLTITDADATLRALDQLGPLARAGGSVKQPTT
- a CDS encoding nucleotidyltransferase family protein; amino-acid sequence: MTVDLRDSRIAEVCRRYGVAELSVFGSVARGDDTDSSDVDLLYVLAPDSKLGFEIVDLRDELEKIVGRHVDLVPKSRLKWVIRDRVLAEARVLYAA
- a CDS encoding ribbon-helix-helix domain-containing protein, with the protein product MTNKETARRTAGGVPVTDELVEDLAAEAETGYDVAHLHRRGGRRPLGSAPGEVVPVRLDPELRAALSARAQAEHTNASDVIRQALRAWLDVA
- a CDS encoding GNAT family N-acetyltransferase, with the protein product MGHLLIIWTGCDVDEVRRETGGCPELNALGVWPPEQRRHGIGRDLLRHAEMLVAAHGSRTVGLGVAADNPEAARLYRRLGYVVRVQRYVDRWTWVDQDGVEREEAEQTSFLVKSLPAAQASGERAT
- a CDS encoding MerR family transcriptional regulator, with translation MLIGELSTQTGASVRSLRHYEKNGLLVAERGANGYRHFPESAVETVARIQVLLGAGLSVATIRQVLPCTIDATPRIVPCAQLSATLRRELDRLELQAAYLDRARFLISTMLAA